A region from the Agrococcus sp. SL85 genome encodes:
- a CDS encoding phosphotransferase: protein MPSPSDLAAPPPAGTPVPPAIARLAGHDPVELVWRNAAGGLTARIDRAGGAVYAKWNPAGSGESLAEEALRLGWLAGRLPAPLVLESRSERGGELLVTAAIDAASVVSAAGLRDPGAGAAALGEGLRRLHALAVEACPFAAPDWTRGAGAPEDPVVCHGDPCAPNTLIADGAFAGLVDMARLGVGERWSDLAVASWSLHWNGLGDGEPAFWRAYGSAPDAQRIAAWRARWDAPGADAV, encoded by the coding sequence GTGCCCTCGCCCTCCGACCTCGCCGCGCCCCCGCCCGCGGGCACGCCCGTGCCGCCCGCGATCGCGCGGCTCGCGGGCCACGACCCCGTCGAGCTCGTGTGGCGGAACGCCGCAGGCGGCCTCACGGCGCGCATCGACCGCGCGGGCGGCGCCGTCTACGCCAAGTGGAACCCGGCCGGCAGCGGCGAGTCGCTCGCCGAGGAGGCGCTGCGGCTGGGCTGGCTCGCGGGCCGCCTCCCCGCCCCGCTCGTGCTCGAGTCGCGGAGCGAGCGCGGTGGCGAGCTCCTCGTGACCGCGGCCATCGACGCCGCCTCCGTCGTCTCGGCCGCGGGGCTGCGCGATCCGGGCGCCGGGGCCGCCGCGCTCGGCGAGGGGCTCCGCCGCCTCCACGCGCTGGCCGTGGAGGCGTGCCCGTTCGCCGCGCCCGACTGGACGCGCGGCGCCGGTGCGCCCGAGGATCCCGTCGTCTGCCATGGCGACCCGTGCGCGCCGAACACGCTCATCGCCGACGGCGCCTTCGCGGGCCTCGTCGACATGGCGCGGCTCGGCGTGGGCGAGCGCTGGTCCGATCTCGCGGTCGCCAGCTGGTCGCTGCACTGGAACGGCCTGGGCGACGGCGAGCCGGCGTTCTGGCGCGCGTACGGCAGCGCGCCCGACGCGCAGCGGATCGCGGCGTGGCGGGCGCGCTGGGATGCGCCGGGGGCGGACGCGGTCTAG
- a CDS encoding HAD-IIA family hydrolase, protein MGLFSKTAPAQPTPLDGIDRLYLDLDGVVYQGPDAIPHAVESILATGLPASYITNNASRTDVEVAEHLASFGLPVQPEDVVTSPQAAMRLLAPHLAPGDAVMVVGGQGIVAEIEARGWRVVRSAAEQPKAVVQGFHPSVGWKDLAEAAFALRATPGRSEIPWIATNTDWTIPVAGGIAPGNGTLVSAVHTAVGRLAEVAGKPETPIYDVARERYAPSAAAMIGDRLDTDILGGRRAGIRTILVLTGIDRGASAIGADESMRPDHIVQDLRDLQQPIAPLRETFERSTGDTYFEVGRAAVRRSGIDIALVREGERPVDTIRAACAAVWTADRPVLGLRIDDALLAL, encoded by the coding sequence ATGGGGCTGTTCTCGAAGACGGCGCCTGCGCAGCCGACGCCGCTCGACGGCATCGATCGCCTCTACCTCGACCTCGACGGGGTCGTCTACCAGGGGCCCGACGCCATCCCGCACGCGGTCGAGAGCATCCTCGCCACGGGCCTGCCGGCCTCGTACATCACGAACAACGCCTCGCGCACCGACGTGGAGGTCGCCGAGCACCTGGCCTCGTTCGGGCTGCCTGTGCAGCCCGAGGACGTCGTGACGAGCCCCCAGGCGGCCATGCGGCTGCTCGCGCCCCACCTCGCGCCCGGCGACGCCGTCATGGTCGTGGGCGGCCAGGGCATCGTGGCCGAGATCGAGGCGCGCGGCTGGCGCGTGGTGCGTTCCGCGGCCGAGCAGCCCAAGGCGGTCGTGCAGGGCTTCCACCCCTCGGTGGGCTGGAAGGACCTCGCGGAGGCCGCGTTCGCGCTGCGCGCCACGCCCGGAAGGTCCGAGATCCCCTGGATCGCGACGAACACCGACTGGACGATCCCCGTCGCCGGCGGCATCGCCCCCGGCAACGGCACGCTCGTCTCGGCCGTGCACACCGCCGTCGGCCGCCTCGCGGAGGTCGCGGGCAAGCCCGAGACCCCCATCTACGACGTGGCTCGCGAGCGCTACGCGCCGAGCGCCGCGGCCATGATCGGCGACCGCCTCGACACCGACATCCTCGGCGGCCGCCGTGCCGGCATCCGCACGATCCTCGTGCTCACGGGCATCGACCGCGGCGCGAGCGCCATCGGCGCCGACGAATCGATGCGGCCCGACCACATCGTGCAGGACCTCCGCGACCTGCAGCAGCCGATCGCGCCGCTCCGCGAGACCTTCGAGCGCTCCACGGGCGACACGTACTTCGAGGTCGGGCGCGCCGCCGTGCGCCGATCCGGCATCGACATCGCCCTCGTGCGCGAGGGCGAGCGGCCCGTCGACACCATCCGCGCCGCCTGCGCGGCCGTGTGGACCGCCGACCGGCCGGTGCTGGGCCTCCGGATCGACGACGCGCTCCTCGCGCTCTAG